In Vicia villosa cultivar HV-30 ecotype Madison, WI unplaced genomic scaffold, Vvil1.0 ctg.000025F_1_1, whole genome shotgun sequence, one genomic interval encodes:
- the LOC131622170 gene encoding uncharacterized protein LOC131622170 — MGKKKRACKNKVPPPSKANKPPSQSKHRKKKEQEPVKSKKEKQVRHANKNEEGGTSVRDEEFNDKFSAVLQYGGEFVFLNDGRTIYRGGMSSLVSELRLEEFTLDSIHRLVMGWGYREGTYRIWTLIREICEDYFQIRKDDDCYDFAAYNCANRIDGELFIEHDVVDMEATVRLPRCVNEVGEMEGSDEDEKEIPKVAEYVSVSKEKPCEEDEYISDELESSDPDLSDSEKAKVQKFEKFKKEHLNKDFKFQWGMEFSSLDEFRYAIREWSVLNGRQITFIKNESDRVRVVCRANCGFLMLCSKVSHKRTFAIKTIVDKHTCARVLDNKSANSRWVAKIVLKKMQTSQDVRITDIIQDLRQNYSVGITVCRAWKAKLIAKKMLEGDADRQYAILRRYAAELLRASPGNTLAITVERPNPTIPPRFGCFYFCFEGCKKGFINGCRPFVGVDGCHLKTKYGGQLLIAVGRDPNDQYFPLAFGVVETETKESWKWFLELLINDVGQSNKYVFISDQQKGLVAVFEEMFERIEHRVCLKLIDLDAWTWLMGVPPKSWCKHAFSFYPKCDVLMNNISESFNATILSVRDKPILTMCEWIRLYLINRCSASSAKLKKWPHKVMPIPRKRLDKEVMLSGHWLPTWAMEETFEVNHSYNGQKFVVDIAKRSCTCNFWELVGIPCRHAIAALSFRQQNPEDFVDSCYHRDKYAICYSFAISPINGEEMWPEVEADPIMPPMYKRGPGRPKKLRIRECGEEGARRRRLPGVSYRCTICDKFGHNAQTCKSTTQNPNALKRKKKVKLDAQTAATHEVESGATDVAQTAATDGAQTAATHEAESGATDVAQTTATDVVQTAATDGVQTETLQTDFFGDITDDVISSLPDFNSTQCSAVDGTSQRRGKKKMSPTKPIKRRTSERQKLFWFKKPLTGPGASSEEPLSVTDEENNDESRRGKKKLKKKY, encoded by the exons ATGGGGAAGAAGAAGCGTGCGTGTAAGAACAAGGTTCCGCCACCGTCAAAGGCCAACAAACCGCCGTCACAGTCCAAGCACAGGAAGAAAAAGGAGCAGGAGCCGGTAAAGTCCAAGAAGGAGAAGCAAGTCAGGCATGCAAACAAGAACGAAGAAGGAGGAACCTCCGTTCGTGATGAGGAG TTTAACGATAAGTTCAGTGCTGTACTCCAATATGGTGGGGAGTTTGTGTTTTTGAACGACGGTCGTACGATTTATAGAGGTGGTATGTCGTCGTTAGTTTCGGAACTCCGTTTAGAAGAGTTTACCTTGGATAGTATACATAGGTTGGTGATGGGTTGGGGTTACCGGGAAGGGACATATAGAATCTGGACTCTAATTCGTGAAATATGTGAAGATTATTTTCAGATTAGAAAGGATGACGATTGTTATGACTTTGCTGCATATAACTGTGCGAATCGAATAGACGGGGAACTTTTTATAGAGCATGATGTTGTAGATATGGAAGCAACAGTAAGACTTCCTAGGTGTGTTAATGAGGTTGGTGAGATGGAAGGAAGTGATGAAGATGAG AAAGAGATACCAAAAGTTGCTGAATATGTTAGTGTTAGTAAAGAGAAACCTTGTGAGgaagatgaatatattagtgatgAGTTGGAAAGTTCTGATCCTGATTTGTCTGATAGTGAGAAAGCTAAAGTCCaaaagtttgaaaaattcaaaaaggAGCATTTAAATAAGGATTTTAAATTTCAGTGGGGTATGGAATTCAGCTCCCTAGATGAGTTTAGGTATGCCATACGTGAATGGTCTGTATTAAATGGGAGACAAATTACTTTTATCAAAAATGAAAGCGACAGGGTTAGGGTGGTGTGCAGGGCCAATTGTGGGTTTTTAATGCTATGCTCCAAAGTGAGCCACAAGAGGACATTTGCTATAAAAACCATTGTAGACAAACACACTTGTGCTAGGGTTTTAGACAATAAATCTGCAAATTCAAGGTGGGTGGCTAAGATTGTTTTGAAGAAGATGCAGACCTCACAGGATGTCAGAATCACTGATATTATACAAGATCTGAGGCAAAATTACTCTGTAGGTATAACTGTTTGTAGGGCTTGGAAAGCAAAACTCATAGCCAAGAAGATGTTGGAGGGAGATGCAGATAGGCAGTATGCAATATTGAGGAGGTATGCTGCAGAGTTATTAAGGGCCAGCCCTGGAAACACTTTGGCTATAACTGTTGAAAGGCCTAATCCAACAATCCCACCAAGATTTGGTTGCTTTTATTTCTGCTTTGAGGGATGTAAAAAGGGTTTCATTAATGGATGTAGGCCCTTTGTGGGAGTGGATGGCTGCCATCTTAAAACAAAGTATGGTGGTCAGTTGCTAATTGCTGTAGGGAGGGACCCTAATGATCAGTATTTTCCACTTGCTTTTGGGGTTGTGGAGACAGAAacaaaagaaagctggaagtggTTCTTGGAGCTGTTGATAAATGATGTGGGCCAGAGCAACAAATATGTGTTCATAtcagaccaacaaaag GGTCTTGTTGCAGTCTTTGAGGAGATGTTTGAGAGAATTGAGCACAGGGTTTGTTTAAAGTTGATAGATCTTGATGCCTGGACATGGTTAATGGGTGTTCCTCCAAAATcatggtgtaagcatgctttttCCTTTTACCCTAAATGTGATGTACTAATGAATAACATATCTGAATCATTTAATGCTACCATTTTAAGTGTAAGAGACAAACCTATTTTGACCATGTGTGAGTGGATTAGGCTGTACTTGATAAATAGATGTTCTGCCTCATCAGCCAAGCTAAAAAAATGGCCTCATAAAGTAATGCCAATACCTAGGAAGAGGCTTGATAAAGAAGTCATGCTAAGTGGACACTGGTTGCCCACTTGGGCAATGGAAGAGACCTTTGAGGTGAATCATTCTTATAATGGTCAGAAGTTTGTAGTTGACATTGCTAAGAGAAGTTGTACTTGTAATTTCTGGGAGCTAGTTGGCATCCCTTGTAGACATGCTATTGCTGCTCTGTCTTTCAGACAACAGAATCCAGAAGATTTTGTAGACAGTTGTTATCATAGGGACAAGTATGCCATATGTTATAGTTTTGCTATAAGTCCAATAAATGGTGAAGAAATGTGGCCTGAAGTAGAAGCTGATCCAATAATGCCCCCCATGTACAAGAGAGGTCCTGGCAGGCCTAAGAAATTAAGGATTAGAGAGTGTGGAGAAGAAGGTGCTAGAAGAAGGAGATTACCAGGTGTGTCTTATAGGTGCACCATTTGTGACAAATTTGGTCACAAtgctcaaacttgcaaaagcacaaCTCAGAATCCCAATGCACTTAAAAGAAAG AAAAAAGTTAAGTTGGATGCCCAAACTGCTGCAACTCATGAAGTTGAATCTGGTGCAACTGATGTAGCCCAAACTGCTGCAACAGATGGAGCTCAAACTGCTGCAACTCATGAAGCTGAATCTGGTGCAACTGATGTAGCCCAAACTACTGCAACAGATGTAGTTCAAACTGCTGCAACAGATGGAGTTCAAACTGAGACACTTCagactgatttttttggagaCATCACTGATGATGTGATCTCAAGCCTGCCAGACTTTAACTCTACCCAATGCTCTGCTGTGGATGGAACCTCACAAAGGAGAGGTAAGAAAAAGATGTCACCTACCAAGCCAATCAAGAGGAGGACAAGTGAAAGACAGAAGTTGTTCTGGtttaaaaaaccattaactggcCCAGGTGCTAGCTCTGAAGAACCATTATCAGTGACTGATGAAGAGAACAATGATGAGTCAAGGCGTGGgaagaagaaattgaagaagaagtATTAA
- the LOC131622139 gene encoding phosphatidylinositol 4-phosphate 5-kinase 5-like — MIGKDGGVFKAWEATVRRTHAVAKKRANSIFGIGTLSISNTDEEEHHIDDHEDIGNDTLEVYNEEKFLPNGDYYTGQWAENFPHGEGKYLWIDGCMYVGQWFKGKTKGKGRFSWPSGATYEGEFKSGFMDGVGTYTGCNGETYKGQWVMNLKHGHGFKSYVNGDWYEGDWRRGVQDGKGRYEWGDMSHYIGEWKNGTIWGKGSFFWPNGNNFEGFWEDGLPKGTGTYRWQDGSYYVGNFNKDGNDEDGEKGTLCPFDPSSDETHLDWDPQELYRELSCYSVCPGEKVLVLPSQKRLAVMKSTKGSDFGKARRMSVDGRVSISGDRVNLWDGGGSSHGGGGGGGGDFDVSSCGNRTPPPILGSDHDDESIGSRVDDANDALNQLQPLKAPKKAKRQGETICKGHKNFDLMLNLQLGIRHSVARPAPTASLDLKPSAFDPKEKVWTRFPPEGSKYTPPHPSCDFKWKDYCPVVFRTLRKLFNVDPADYMLSICGNDALRELSSPGKSGSFFYLTNDDRYMIKTMKKAEVKVLIKMLPAYYNHFREHQNTLLTKYYGLHCVKLNGPIQKKVRFIIMGNLFCSEYITHRRYDLKGSSLGRTSDKLETEISETTILKDLDLNFIFLLQKSWFQEFCRQIDKDCELLEQEGIMDYSLLLGIHFKNISQDGDVIPLVSLTPTDESENEGTPCTPVEDIDQLPSDPSSTLLGVNIPAKAERTVRRGDIETQLVGEPIEEFYDVQLTFGVIDILQDYDISKKLEHAYKSIQYDPTSISAVDPRQYSRRFRDFIFRIFIEETIET, encoded by the exons ATGATTGGTAAAGATGGAGGTGTTTTTAAGGCATGGGAAGCCACGGTGAGAAGAACGCATGCAGTAGCTAAGAAACGCGCGAATAGTATATTTGGGATTGGGACGTTATCGATATCAAATACAGACGAAGAAGAACACCACATCGACGATCATGAAGATATCGGAAATGATACGTTGGAAGTATATAATGAAGAGAAATTTCTTCCCAATGGAGATTATTATACAGGACAGTGGGCGGAGAATTTTCCGCATGGAGAAGGAAAATATCTATGGATAGACGGGTGTATGTACGTCGGACAATGGTTCAAAGGAAAAACAAAGGGAAAAGGTAGATTTAGTTGGCCTTCGGGAGCTACATACGAAGGCGAGTTCAAGAGTGGTTTCATGGATGGTGTAGGAACATACACGGGTTGTAACGGTGAGACGTATAAAGGACAATGGGTGATGAATTTGAAACATGGTCATGGGTTTAAGAGTTATGTTAATGGTGATTGGTATGAAGGTGATTGGAGAAGAGGGGTGCAAGATGGAAAAGGGAGGTATGAATGGGGAGATATGAGTCATTATATTGGTGAATGGAAGAATGGTACAATTTGGGGTAAAGGGTCATTTTTTTGGCCTAATGGAAATAATTTTGAAGGGTTTTGGGAAGATGGTTTACCAAAAGGAACTGGAACTTATAGATGGCAAGATGGAAGCTATTATGTTGGAAATTTTAATAAAGATGGTAATGATGAAGATGGTGAAAAAGGAACACTTTGTCCGTTTGATCCGTCATCTGATGAGACGCATTTGGATTGGGATCCTCAAGAGTTGTATCGCGAGTTGAGTTGTTATTCAGTGTGTCCTGGCGAGAAGGTTTTGGTTTTGCCATCACAAAAGAGACTTGCGGTGATGAAGTCTACAAAAGGATCGGATTTTGGTAAAGCTAGGAGAATGTCGGTTGATGGAAGGGTGAGTATTAGTGGGGATAGAGTGAATTTGTGGGATGGTGGTGGGAGTAGTcatggaggaggaggaggtggtggAGGAGACTTTGATGTTAGTAGCTGTGGAAATAGAACTCCTCCCCCTATTTTAGGGAGTGATCATGATGATGAATCAATTGGTTCAAGGGTTGATGATGCTAATGATGCTTTGAATCAACTTCAACCTTTGAAAGCACCTAAGAAAGCAAAGAGGCAGGGTGAGACTATTTGTAAAGGCCATAAAAATTTTGACCTCATGCTTAATTTGCAGCTTGGAATTAG GCACTCGGTTGCAAGACCTGCTCCGACTGCTTCACTTGATCTTAAACCTTCGGCTTTCGACCCGAAAGAGAAAGTATGGACAAGATTTCCACCAGAAGGATCAAAATATACTCCACCACATCCATCATGTGACTTCAAATGGAAGGACTATTGCCCTGTAGTTTTTAG GACTCTTAGGAAGCTATTCAATGTGGATCCAGCTGATTACATGCTATCCATATGTGGAAACGATGCTCTTCGCGAGCTTTCGTCTCCTGGAAAAAGTGGCAGTTTCTTTTACTTAACCAATGACGACCGTTACATGATTAAGACAATGAAGAAAGCCGAAGTGAAA GTCCTCATAAAAATGCTTCCGGCTTATTACAATCATTTTCGAGAGCATCAAAATACGCTATTAACGAAATATTATGGCTTGCATTGCGTAAAGTTAAATGGACCAATCCAAAAGAAG GTTCGGTTTATCATAATGGGAAACCTCTTTTGTTCTGAGTATATCACTCATAGACGCTATGATTTGAAGGGCTCTTCGCTTGGTCGCACGTCAGATAAGCTTGAGACAGAGATTAGCGAAACTACTATTCTTAAAGATCTTGACCTTAATTTTATATTTCTACTTCAGAAATCGTGGTTCCAAGAGTTTTGCAG ACAAATTGATAAGGACTGTGAGCTTTTGGAACAAGAAGGGATTATGGACTATAGTCTTCTACTTGgcattcatttcaaaaatatatCACAAGATGGTGATGTTATTCCTTTAGTATCGCTTACTCCAACCG ATGAATCAGAGAACGAAGGAACTCCATGTACTCCGGTAGAAGACATAGATCAACTTCCTTCCGATCCTTCAAG TACACTATTAGGTGTGAATATTCCAGCGAAGGCTGAAAGGACGGTAAGAAGAGGCGATATCGAAACACAACTAGTTGGAGAACCGATTGAAGAGTTCTATGATGTTCAACTTACTTTTGGTGTCATAGACATACTTCAAGACTACGATATCAGCAAGAAGCTTGAGCATGCTTACAAATCAATCCAATATGACCCTACCTCAATATCAGCTGTTGATCCTAGACAATACTCGAGGCGTTTTCGCGATTTTATATTTCGAATTTTCATCGAAGAGACTATTGAAACATAG
- the LOC131622140 gene encoding uncharacterized protein LOC131622140 has product MGQSLKKLSSGTDEKKAKELGPIINELYDKNIKNASKDFPDFYRGVCEIVEELNKKLGYTQFKLPKTDELEKAYNEHHNEKDKVLTKEEFQDIMKEMVKKSGFTGVGAKEALLYIFGVPVTALFIKQRVMPQAIPNEFFIPGITSVTVLILAALNKI; this is encoded by the exons atggGCCAATCTCTGAAGAAATTATCATCTG GAACTGATGAAAAGAAGGCTAAAGAACTTGGTCCTATTATAAATGAATTATatgacaaaaatattaaaaatgcgtcaaaagacttccctgatttcTACAGAGGAGTATGCGAAATTGTCGA GGAACTTAATAAAAAGCTTGGATACACCCAGTTCAAACTCCCAAAAACGGATGAACTTGAGAAGGCATACAAT GAACATCACAATGAGAAAGACAAGGTATTAACAAAAGAAGAATTCCAAGATATCATGAAAGAGATGGTTAAGAAATCAGGATTCACAGGTGTGGGAGCAAAAGAAGCACTTTTGTACATCTTTGGTGTTCCTGTGACTGCTCTCTTTATTAAGCAGAGAGTCATGCCTCAAGCAATTCCAAATGAATTTTTCATTCCAGGAATCACTTCTGTTACTGTTTTAATTCTTGCAGCACTTAACAAAATATGA